From Nilaparvata lugens isolate BPH chromosome 7, ASM1435652v1, whole genome shotgun sequence, one genomic window encodes:
- the LOC120352205 gene encoding uncharacterized protein LOC120352205 — translation MVTKAVHVEVVSELTTKAFIAALIRFSSRRGIPHSIFSDNATTFVGANNELQDLHQFFESSKTQQDIHNYTSVLNIKWHFIPPRAPSFGGLWENAVKNFKKIFKVVTFNHILNFEDMTTFAAQIEAILNSRPLVPLTEDPQDLQYLSPGHFLVGRPLTALPFHCPPTTHVDNRCRWKLLQKITQELWDRWSKEYLVTLQRKHKWLTESDNLTVDTMVLLKDLNSAPSTWELARIIETHPGADGKVRVVTVQTAHGRFKRAISSLAPLPALEDD, via the coding sequence ATGGTCACGAAAGCAGTACACGTAGAAGTCGTCTCAGAGTTGACAACGAAAGCCTTTATTGCGGCACTCATTCGCTTCTCATCACGTCGTGGTATTCCACACTCCATATTTTCGGACAATGCAACCACGTTTGTAGGTGCAAACAATGAACTACAAGATCTACATCAGTTTTTTGAGTCATCTAAAACTCAACAAGATATTCATAACTACACGTCGGTTCTCAATATCAAGTGGCACTTCATTCCACCTCGCGCCCCATCTTTTGGAGGTCTATGGGAGAATGCTGTCAAGAActtcaagaaaattttcaaagtcgTCACATTCAATCATATTCTTAATTTTGAAGATATGACTACATTCGCAGCTCAAATTGAAGCTATCCTTAACTCTCGTCCACTCGTACCTCTTACAGAGGACCCTCAAGATCTTCAGTATCTCTCGCCAGGTCACTTCTTAGTTGGTCGCCCATTGACTGCGTTGCCTTTCCATTGCCCGCCCACCACCCATGTCGATAACAGGTGTCGTTGGAAACTTCTTCAAAAAATCACTCAAGAACTTTGGGACAGATGGTCTAAGGAGTACTTAGTCACACTTCAACGCAAGCACAAATGGCTTACTGAATCGGACAATCTCACAGTTGACACCATGGTTCTTCTGAAAGATCTCAATTCTGCTCCTTCCACATGGGAGTTAGCTCGCATCATTGAAACCCATCCAGGTGCCGATGGAAAAGTTCGTGTTGTTACAGTGCAGACTGCACATGGTAGGTTCAAGAGAGCAATCTCTAGTCTCGCTCCGCTTCCAGCACTTGAAGATGATTAA